Genomic window (Daucus carota subsp. sativus chromosome 5, DH1 v3.0, whole genome shotgun sequence):
tttgaccaaagattataagtcaatctttcattattttaaaaaactgaaaattacatcttaaagtagattaaaagttatttcggGTGgcgtgttttttttaattttgttaattgataaaatattaataaatttcagtcaaactttggtcaatttgaccggcacaaaaccaaatgtgacaactaaaaagggaccgAGGtagtatgtgattttgattttgtgcggattcttgaaaGAATGcggcagagttgataggatttaagcacaatgtttcaaaatctcatggacttcgatgagatttcaaaagacttaaaatacactaaataaccctacaaaatccatcattttatgaaatccaaaaaattcattaacatctgaatactatcagattttaatagattttaaatagttttaattgaataccatcggatttaaAAGCATCTTAATTGACtatcaccagattttgtagtataatttaaaatctcaattgaataccataagattttaatgaatttcaaaccatcccaatcgaatacctcagattcatgaatgaaaaaaataatttaaaatctcaatccaatacacccctgtaaattaaacttaatataatttatgattatatatgtttttttatatgttttaaattatataacatgtataaattcaattaaaatatagtgaattGTTGCGAAGAAAGGAAGAGATGAGAAGATAGAGAGAAAGAGGGAGAGAGCGGGACGGAGGGGGAGAATTAGTCGGCTTTCTTGGCCGGTTTCTTGGGCAGTCCTGTGGTGGACTGTTTGTTGCGTTCAAATTTGGGTTGTTGAGAGGCTTAGGATGGAACGTAGGTTTTTTTATCTTTTGAGTTGACGGCGGCAGAGATCAACGAGTAGCCGGGTTCTGAAAGCAAATAAAAGGTGTTGTTTCCATGGAGAGTTATACTGCCAAGAAGAAATGTAGAGAAATTAGAGAAAAGtgaaattgaaagaaaaaaatagtCTGTTACCCCATTATCAGCTCCGCTTACACATTATCAGCTCTATCTATCGAAATAATAGACATATAATGTGAATTTCACTGATGAGAAAAATGATATTAGAATGAATATGACAGGATGGGAGAGAGATTGCGGAAACCACATACTTTTTATCGGCGAAtcggtaaaatatattttatcggTGAATCggtaaaatatgttttaaaggTTAATCGAGTATTTTTCAATAATTCGAGAATCTTTAAAACATAGATCATATATGTtaaattgaataaattattaaagttaGGTTTGTTTTTTCAAATAAGTGTTTTGgtgtatattaaaattaaatttgttttatttaaattattaaataaagttAGGCTTGCTTTTTCACATGCGTTTACATGTAAGACACTAACACTCTGGTTCCGAAAGCACGAAAAATTTGTTGTTTTCCATGTACAGATGGTTAGAGCACAAAAGAGAAGATGTGAGAGAAAGACCTAGATAAAGAAAGATTCAAAGAGATTTCCGACTTTAAGTTCTTGTTCTGGGGATGATTGACATATTTCTTTCTCCTCCGACTTCGGTTTAACGAAAACTCTGACTTCTAGTTCCAACAGCACAAAAACGATAATTTTTCATTAATGGAGTTTACTGATTGAAATTGATACGACATGCTAGTCCTTGTATTAAAATAACTGGACAAAATGCTTAAGAACACACGGAGATGAGATAAAGAAACAGAAGAATATATAGATAACATGCAAAATGATACTAATGTTTTTGATAAAATCCTCCACATAGTACTCAAGCTTTATATTAGCTTGAGCCACAAGTTTGATCCAACAAAATTAAAGCATACACTTGTAACAGATCTGGCgccaaaatataattattattattatgcaataaaatttaaatcaaattaacaaaatatatgtgaTAAACAAATTTTTTGAACTAAATATCTTTGTCAAAGAATATATGAAATATCTTTGCTTCAATGATGAAGACGTCGTCTAGTTAGAAGGCTTTTGAAGGGTTACACAGCACTGTCGCAACCATGAAAGTTCTATTCAATTTACAGGTACTTGCTTCACTTGAAATGCCCCAGCATACCACAATTAGCATATAAAATCAGCAAAAGAAGATACAAAAAAATACCATATATACTGTTTAGTCAGTTTTGAGTCTTTAAAATTTTCGGATAATGAACTATGAGTGAGAACATTACATAAATTTTCTGATTATAAATTGCCTTTTTAAGCCATTTGTTGAAACCAAACATGCTATTTGTTTCctgatagagtatatattatatatattatatgataattattctcatattagctatattttgcatttaataaacatatattaattatattttaatgtctTATTAGAGGGAGTAAGGAATTCTAAATTGCAAAAGATTTGGAGcaaattaaaagaaacttcggatttgttggttaattgcataagaaaaattgtttgggtcatatcttgagttctaCAAGTCGGATTTAGACGAGTAAACAGCCCACAcgaagataatttaatttttaattattcaagATGAGTCCAGATATCAAAAACTTGCTTCTTAGTAGACGACGTCttaattgtagaagctgaagctGAGATCGAATGGATGTTCGCTAGCACAAACATCACTGCTAAGTGATCAAAATGACCCAGAAATTTAACTCATCATGActtagttttaatttgattcatATCGAATAATGTTTCTACAATTGCTTTTTTTCCCCTTGGCATTCACTTGTTTCGAGACTCACGGATACTCATCCAATTACCATATTCAATTTTAACCAATACACTCACATGAGTATATTGGtttacatatttttaagaaatatatttatcTTGGTAATTCACATATTATACTGAAATTTAATATGTGAAATGAAGTCAAACATAAAAACTTGATGGAGTAGACTTTACAAACTTATATAAACAAACACGTGgtttcataataatataaataatagtgGATTCACATGTATAAACCTATAAATAGCACCCTAGTAATAATTTACATTTtacaacttatttattttataattttaatatatatatatatatatatatatatatatatatatatatatatatatatatatataaggataggatcaaataaaaatttttttaagttacaaacttacaaactttttttttgaattttttttgttctctcAATCTGTTAATCTTTAGTTATAGACAGTATTTAtgttgaaaaatattgaaaaaacatcacaataaAATAACGTacaaataaatcgtgcattcaacacatttgtaactggggttcaacgttgggtgtagaacattaattatcattgtgttgaatatatttatggaGATGcttacgtttaacttagttcttacatcgaaaaattagtttatgtacttctccaacacaattttaatcgatgttcaacaaaatatcttaaaaaaatgttgaactcaagttatatatgtgttgaacgaaaaaagtttgtaagtttgtaagtttgtaccagaaccctcccatatatattaagttctatggagtacacaaaaacattggagtattggagtacaaaattggataaaatataatctagtcatctaagtttaattttttttgttctgaaatatttgtaaacattctacaacctgcagattatgttctacaacacaaacattgtaatcaaaacgtggaacaattacttttataaatcagagGCACCATGTtttgcaatataactaataagcagaacaagaatcttaatacttgttaaagttaaaagatattattgattaattgataattatgattAAGACagcttataaatgataaattatatacaaatttgaataatcaaaaatattatttttgattaaactaaaagattTTGTGTACTACATAAAACTTAACTCTCtctatatctctctctctctctctctctctctctctctctctctctctctctgtgtgtgtgtatatatatatatatatatatatatatatatatataatttaaaatttagtgttGCCCTGGTTGCCCTCTATGTagaacatttttaaaaaaaactacacaaaaaattatcagaatatttcttttttcataaaaaaaagtgatatataatcatgttatttttgtccatatttatcattaaaattattattattattattattgttattattattatttataataaaagattgataagttcaaaattaaaatttaattcaggTTTTAGATGATATTCCATATTTGATCCTAAAgtatgttttaattatttttggatGTTCTTTTTCTCAATACCCTATATAAGTAATAAGTTACTTATAAGGTTAATAATGTGACAACATATTaacacataaatattttaataattaaatttattttaaaatattattttctgagAATGAACGATACcccctccgtctcttaatattTTTCCCGTTTATCATTTTCACGTTTgtcaacacacacttttaatcattaatatttttagtttcgtattagtattaaatataaaaatttcttcATATTAAAGTATTTATAAATGCGAATCTTATAAGaacactcatgactatatttaattttttaaattatgcgtaaattaataatttattttatgttgtGTTTTGAACAGTTCCAACATGTCAAGCGGGGAAAGTAAAAAGAATCGGAGGGGTATATGGTATATCATATCGAAAAGTTAGACCGCATATAGGCCAAGAAACCATGTTGGGCCAATTTATCCAACTACACAAACTCAAACGAGTAGCCCAGTGTGTCTTCGTACACCTTCTCCTATTTGTGTGCGTTAaattcatcatcttcttctctTTGGAGAGAGAAAGTGACATTTGTAGAGAGAGAATTTATAGACACAGAGAGGCTATACATATAGATTGATAGAGAATGAGTGGACCAGTGAAGAAAGTGACGGATATAGCGTTCAAGGCCTCGAAGAGCATCGATTGGGATGGCATGGCGAAGATGCTCGTCTCCGATGAAGCTCGTAAGGAGTTTTTCAGTCTCCGTCGTGCTTTTGATGAAGTCAACACCACTCTTCAAACAAAGTTTAGTCAGGtattgaatttaattaattaattttatgctTGTTAATATATTTCTAGGGTTTGATGTTTGTAGATCCgtgattttagttttttttaatgtggTAATTGATTGATGATTGGTGAATTGAAGTTGATTGGCTGATTATGCTAGGTTTTGAGAGTGAGTGTGAATCAGTGAATGTAAAATGAGTTGTGATGTTTTTGATTTGGAAATATTGGTTGTGTGTATGTTGTGGTATTGAAATTGGAGTACATGTTTTGGAAATGTGCTGAAGTTTAACGGGAATTAGTTGGGAATGCTGTTTGTTGATATATTTTAGAAGTAATGGAAGAGGCTATTATTGGGGAAGTCCATGTCAGTTTTTCGGAAATGGATTAGAATTGTTAGAGGTACGTGTTTTAACTATTTGCAATTTCCGCTGACAAGAACAAACAAAAATCAAGGAGTGTTAAGACACTGTTTATTGTGCTCTGTGGATGTTAATTTGCTGTTGGCAAGTTGTGAGATAAATGATAAATTGTTATATGGGATGGGAGCATTCTCATTGTAGGGTGAAATGAAAAACatgtattttgtattttttagatGATTAATCATATATCAATCAGAGACCTAGAGAGGGGGTAACTAGATTGACTAGTAactagattgatttttgttcTTTCAATTCTTGATTTGCATTATGTACAAggaaatatgaaatataaactTTGCATTGGAAATTTTTGTAGTATATCCTATATAATTTCTGTTGTTTAAGTGTGATATATCTTAGAAGTAGCATTAAGCTTGCTATCAGCTGCCCAAGGTTTCAGTTTAGTGTCGTGCATACTCTGGGTAATATACTAGTCTATCATACATGAAAACGAGACCCTGATAAGTAACTATTGTATGAGTTCTTCGGCTGATGGGTACTGATGTGTTCTTTGGCTGGTACATTGTTCAGGAACCAGAACCTGTGGACTGGGAATACTACAGGAAGGGAATTGGCTCCCGCTTGGTTGACATGTACAAGGAAGCATATGACAGTATGGTCTCCTGCTTCGCTAACTAGTTATATTGTTTTTTAGTTTCTTTGTTActaaatccaaaaaaataaatcaggGATCCCAGGAACTATCATCTATGTATATGAGCTccctaattttgatttaaaaatttaaatatccattgttctaaatatttttcatgGGCCTCTAGTGTTGTGTTATGTGTGTCTGTGCATCCTAGATAAGAGTGCTATTCTTCCTAATACATATCCAGTGCTTGGTCTAGTATGTTcatgcatttaatgaagattttattatataaaatacggCATTCTACTGGATTGATATGCATTAGATGAAAGATTACACAAAACTTTAACTagtaatttacatatatttactaGTATAGTCAAATGacatatgtttaaaatatttcttcTAAAAAGATAAGAGTTTAGGATTACTTGTGGGTGAGGGGTTGAGGAAAGTAATTGACATGTTGATGTAAAGAATTTGCTGTTGTAGACTGTTTTTTGAGAAGACTAGCAGCATTGTAAAAGGTCCCTTTCCCCATCCCTTTAAGGGGTTGTTTGGTCGAGGGGTATTtggaatcaggtatgggtttcgtccattccaaacccatacctggtgtttggttgaaaGAAAACAAATTTTCAAACCCATTCCTCAAACCCACAAGGTATGGTTTTTGATACCCAGGGGTGAGGTGAGTATGAAATGAGGGTATGGGTATCAGTttcatatttcatttttttgtctctatttaggcaattaaatattaatatttaatataaaataattaataatgcaaaaatatataatgataataattttattaaataaataactaataactaatataattgtttttaaaaagttaaatatattgattcgagcaatcaaccaaacacatgatgaTATCATGATACCTTAAACCCATACcaccttaacccgattcctcattccaatcTCACATCGTTCTGCGAACCAAATGACCCCTTAAGGATTTTAAATCAAGTTATGACCTTTTTTATGGGAAAAGGGGATAGGTGATTGACCTCTACCACCGGCTGTTAGAAGATGCAAGAAGCTACTATTCGACAGAAGTGGGGCAAGGAGACGGACTTATATCCTTTGTTTACAGAAAGAAAACACTCATGCTAGGCACTGTATTTTGGATATATTATTGTGTGGTCTACTGTTACGTAATTGTGTTATGTctgattcattttttatttttatctcatCTAAGTGTCGATATGGCAAGTGATAACtggttacattttttatatgtgctgtattattttttattattttgccaATTCATTTTCGCATCTTTTATAGTCTTGATAAAATTCAATGTTGATAGAGTAGAGAGCAAAGGACATCCTTGTCAGTTGGCCTCTTTAATTTATTGTGGTAGTTTTATAATTCCAGCAAAGATATTTGATTGACTATTCTTGTCTAATAAATGATCGATTATCTGGTGCAACTTGATGAAGTTATTTCATAACTACGACATTCATAAAGATAGTTGTGACCTTTATTGATTTTGAATACCCCAGATACTCTAGTTGTCATTCATAACTTGGAGATAGAATCAGAGGCAGGTTAAATTCATTGCTTCCTTCAAAAATTTGGCATTTATATGTATTGATATAAATGATTGGACGATGTGCATTGAGATTGTTGATATATGGTGGTTTTATATTTCTATAGTATTgctgtaatatttattttttctctgCCTCCTTTCCCCGAGAATAAGAAAACTCAAATATGTTGTTTTAGTTCGAACCATTGAAATGAAACTGATTGTTTTTGCTCTTCAGGCGTTGAAATTCCAAAGTATGTGGACGAGGTGACTCCAGAATACAGACCCAAGTTTGATAAACTGGCAAGTCCTATTTCTTTAGACTGTCTGAAGTTATTTTACTCCTCCCTCAGCATTATTGACAAGTGCCAAAAGATCTTTTAAACCTTTCTGGCCTAGAGCAAAATTTCTTTGTTCGTTTCAAAATGGAAATTATAAACAAGACTCTTGTGCAGGTTGTAAGACAATATTAGAAACTGACATAAAGTTCATGATGTCATTTCATCAAGTTTTTATTGAATAATGTGCATCATTGTGGTCTTTAAAATATGGGAGAAAATTCTAACCGAAAGTTGTGTTGGACATAACAGTTGGTAGAATTGAAAGAAGCAGAACAACAATCTTTGAAGGAGTCGGAAAGACTTGAAAAAGAAATTGCGGATGTGCAGGAACTTAAGGTAATAGTAGCAATTGGTTTTAATTTTGGATTTCTTCTCCTTATTTAGCAGATTTGCCCACTTAGCTTCCAATTATGCTGGACGATCTATTTCAACTCTTCTCGCAATTTTTCCTGTGCAAGTGAACTACAGAATACCTTAAATTTGGAAAATTTCGATTTGTTTTTATTCACATAAGCttgtctttttctttttttttttttgcagaagAAGCTTAGTACCATGACTGCAGATGAATACTTCGCAAAGCATCCGGAGCTTAAAAAGAAGTTTGATGATGAAATTCGAAATGATTACTGGGGTTATTGAGTGGTCTAACTCTGAGTATTACCACCTTTGTTAGCACCTCCCTCTTTAAGTTTTCAGAAATAAAGGAAAAAATAGATGCCAATGATCTTGTTTAtggtatttttttttgtaaactaTATTGTATCTTTGTCTTGCAATATTTTTGAACTCGCCCTCTCACTCAAGAGAAGTGTATGGAGAAATGAGATTGATTTTCATCATCAATCGAGGATTTACATATGTTTTAAAAACATGGTCTTTTTTGTTTGACCAAAATTTGTCAATATATATGTACCAAATATTAAAgtgttaattaaataaacagaaagcttaaaaataacatataccAGAGACTATTCGATGATGTTACCTTAATTGTTGGCTAGAATATAGATAAAATTCATGAACATGTAAGGTAATATATTGTACCTAGTGAAACTGATTATAATGATcgacaaaattttataaatattatgttattattgtttcatgttattaataataaaaaataattgaaatctGTTTATATCCTTGACTCCTTGTATATAACCGGTCTAACGGATATTTGATCGCATTATactattaatatcaaaaatttatcaTCCGTTGAATCATATACCCACGGATCATATATCGTACAAATACGTATcattagattaaaaaaaaaatagttccaTCTGTTTATATTCTTAAACTTGAATGTTTTTGTGTTTTTACTTTTCACTTGCgcatagtgtttttttttttttttttgaaactaaagCACTTACATTACTTAAACCAATTCAAAGTCCAGTACATCACTGATGAAGTCAGGGGCATTCCCCTGCCATTCATGAAAACTTGACATAGAAATAAAGACTCTAGCCAGTGTATGAGCCACTACATTCGCAGATTTATAAGTAAACTGCACCCGAAAGTCATCAAGGCGCTTAAATTCTTCGACACACCCCGCTATAATGGAACAAAAGTTTGACCTGCCATACCTACCATTACACGCATCCACCACGATTTTTGAGCACTTGCCCATAGTTAAGATTAAATCTCGCCTAAAAGTGTATTCTACTAGGTTGCGCCTTCTCCATTCGAGTCTCCCCATAAGGTTCGTCGTTGTCCATTCGTTTGTTGTTTCTAAATGCGGCACAAGCAACAACATAAGCAATGACAAGGATGATCAAGACCACGATGTTGATCACGGAAACCTTCCTCCAGCTCTTCTTCACGCTTGTAAGCACACCTGCTTTGTAAGAGTCGCATGAGTAGCAGAGCTGAGATTGATCATTGCTCCACTTTGAACAATCGAGACTGTTTCCTACCAGCCCACCTCCAGGAGTCCAGATTGTCTCATTTCCGTACACGTAACCACACTCTGTCGGGGGCTTGCAGCATCCAgactatggggccgtttgggttagcttaaaagaagtgacttcttgcttatattaaagaagtggagtagaagtgagaagtaaataagttaataaagtgtttgggaaagaagcagaagctgtgagagaagctagcattctcagctttttaaaagtgcttctacttctttacacaaacgggtcaagaaaagcagaagccagaagcagcttctgcttccgcttcccaaacaggccctatatggagaagaaaaaaaattaaactctcttttttttttttgtcataagacggttgtattataccaaGATTGAAAATTACAAAATCCGGATGAACAGTGTTTCCTTCATTCAAGAAggtatatcatctaaccgaaagtatgtaaatactcCGGATGTTTAGATAACATAGCCTTTCAAGCTAAAAGAGATCACCCACAAAAAAAAGCCTCATTAAAACCCGTCAAGAGTAAAATCCTGTGAGAAAAATACTCAAGGGGAAAAAAGAGTGccctacaaaaattacatcgaTTACAAAACAGAATAAAAACTGATGTGTTCCTTATCCCTTTCTATCAATATTTGTAGCTCAATTGTCTGGGATACCAAAGTTCGCGTCTTGTCGGAAGCAGCCTTAATAAGTAAATTCTTTAAATCTCTTTCAAACATCCTGAAAATAAGACAAAACTGAATGAAAGGTAAATGAgcgaatttgaaaaaattaaaataaagacaTAAATGAGCCAACATTATGGCACTTAAATGCCTCTATGGGCCAAAAATGCCACAATCATGATcgccataaatggtacaaaaatCATTAATGAAGAAtaattaatatccttaattaaggTACAATTATCGCCCAATTAGCATCCAATGACGTGTACACTTATATCTTTTTCAATTGGCTATCTTCAAAATTCGTAAActacaatatttttatgttgAACCTGCAAAATAATTGTAGACGTTAAATGAccgtaaaaaataaaaataatatagaaatttaaaacaaaacacataataaatgacaattaattaaaatatacatcaagtgaaaatattctcacaatcctaatactccctccgtcccacccaattctttacattgggtttgggcacggaggttaagaaatatgtataaagtaatagaaaagagaaagaaaagtgggtgaagtggcgggacccactgatttttaatatataaaagagagatagtggagtaaaagtagtgtgaaaaggaagaaaaagtgggaaagtggtgggacccattaactatttttggaaagttttgtaatgtaaagaaatgggggggacggccaaataaggaaactgtaaagaatctggtgggacggagggagtaactcatTAATGAGACAATAAAGCCCTCAATTAGGGTACAATTAACAAAAGTCAAACTCTCAATTAAGAGAGAAAAAACGCCTCGATTAAGGCATAATTAACTCTCAATTAAGAAACAATTTAGGACCCCAATTAAGGCACATTtaacagtttcctttttgaaaCCGACTCACGGAACCCGGAACAACCTCGTTCACCGTCATCCGCTTTTGCCACCACCGTTGCCTCTCTCGTAGACTACAAACCAAGGATACCATCAACACGGAGCGACTGAATGATCACCATAAACCTAAAAAATATACTTCTGGATATTGTATATACATATGAGAtggtaataaaaacaaaatcacgTCGACTGAAATGATTACGAACATTACAAAAGCAgagatatatataaacacaaacaaacaagTTACTATCTAATCACTTCCCTTTGAATATAAGATGAATCATCTTTTTAAAAGAACAGAATTCACATTGCAGTCTCAACGTTCCTTGTTGCGAGTAGCCAAACTCATGAGCGGACAATTCTAGTTTAATCCTTTTGATTAATGAATACCGAAGAGATTAAACCAGATAGACACACATGATATAAAACCATCATATCGAAGAAGAGAATTGAATCAACGGGAGAAGATGGTGAGCAGAGAAAATAAGAAGCAAGGTTAAACTCTTTAACCAAGAATGTTGATGCAATTGTTACGTTCATGATGACACCATAAATTTGATACAGTTATGTAGAATTTGGTAGTTGAAGAGATGCCGTTATCTACTAATTAAATCAAATGAGATCATTAAGAGCTTCTAGcatgtaatataaaattca
Coding sequences:
- the LOC108220044 gene encoding ATP synthase subunit d, mitochondrial, giving the protein MSGPVKKVTDIAFKASKSIDWDGMAKMLVSDEARKEFFSLRRAFDEVNTTLQTKFSQEPEPVDWEYYRKGIGSRLVDMYKEAYDSVEIPKYVDEVTPEYRPKFDKLLVELKEAEQQSLKESERLEKEIADVQELKKKLSTMTADEYFAKHPELKKKFDDEIRNDYWGY